The region ATAGCCACAGCtttaaatggcaaaaaaaaacaatccttgAATAATACAACTTTTATTTAAACGCACACCGGACGCTAGAGAGTTTACATGGTTCATACAATATTTTTAGGCGGAAACCAGCGTGAGCTTGCCCGAATGAAGAACCAAAAGAAGAACGGCGATAAACCAAAGCAACGGGAGGACGGGTTGACCCAtgagcaacgaaaacaacggTAAGTTCCCTGGTGATCGTTATGGTTCTTATCACGGCGTTGTTGAACATCACCCGAATTCGGTACCGATTGATAACACGATTCAACGTCATTAGATGGGTACCAAACGAAGTTGAAACCACTTTATGAAATGTTTGAGAAGGCCAACTCAAAATGATCACTTTTTCTGACCAGTGTCTTACTAACTTTCTGTGACTGTTTGATTCATTGCAGAGATGCTGACATAATGCGACAAAAGCAGCTTAAAaaagaggcagcagcaggcggtggcCAAGCGGTCAAGAGTTAATACTCATCCGGTGCCAGCAATTGAGTCGCGAACCCAGCAAAACCGTAGCTGAACACTTACCAACGTACCACACTTGCAGAAAAAGCGATCCTTCGATAGTCTTCAGCAATCCCACGCTTACCTTCGGATGTCATAATTGTTTTTCTCGCTATCTTATCCCTTGACCATCCTCTTTCTGTTGGCGTTGCCACACTGGCCATTTCATCCGCGGAGCTTCAACCGTTTTTGAGGCTTCCAAAATCGTATTTACAATTAAGGTTTAATATTTCATAAATCCAGATTTAAAACAAACGACAGAGAGTTCTCGTTTCTTTGGCGACCGAATGAACTTTGGCTTGTTTCCGAGGCGACTGGCATTTTCCAGGGGTAGAGTCGGGGTGGTCACAAGTCACTTAGACACCTACCAATAACCACCACTTCTTGGCACTGTTCCTAATGCTGCAACAGGAATAGAAGTATTGGAAACGGTGTGAAATGGATTTTGATTAGGAAACTACTGCAAAACATGGCACCTCAGTTTGGTTGATGAACGGACGCGTTTGAGGATAAACAAGCAATAGTGCAAAGGCACTCGTACAAAGAAAGCGCACTGCTTCGGGAACGGTGTTGTATGCTGTTAGTGTATTTCGATAGGTGTATCGTCAGCCGGCTGTAGTGGATCATTGTAGATGCACGAAACAAACATGTGTAGCCATGTCATCACTCCTCATTTGATTGGATTCTGTATTGAACATGAAGTATTACATGGACAACTTCTCTATCCCTCATGATACAATCGGTGGAAATCGCAATGGCGCTTCAGAGGGGAGTTGCAGTTGGATAAATGGAGCACAAGGAGAAAATCGCTTCAAAAATGTTTGCCACAAGCTGAGCCACGAGCCGTTGCCGGCGTAGCAGAATAACGATTATTAGTGGATAAGTTTCATTTTAACCATTTAGTTTTGCTGGCTTTGTCAAAATGCTTCATTATTTGATTATGACACTGTTTTACTTATGCAATCTGATAAGAACAGGGATCTGCAATATATAGTGTCCGACCTACAGTTGTGCTGACGACGTACCATAGGATGGAAAGACAAATCTCCATAATAATCTATCCCACACATTAAGTATTGTATAGATAGATGAGGGCATTCGCTGTTGATTCGATCTACACGTACGGACGATGGTATGATCCATACAGCCAGAATAAAACAACTCTCGTAATGAAGAATTCATGTTGAAAAACTTTGACTCTTTGTCTCTGAAATCTTTCAGAAAGAAATTACGCCCGGTTGATTTCTGCACAATCCAAAGCTATTAATGATAAAGGAGAAAAACGCACTGTTGTTCAGTCatgttgattttattttattaccaGCATTAAGTACATAACCCAGTCCAGTCTTTGAGCAAAGAtggtttggaaaattcatAAACATTCGGTTCACTTTCAACTTATTTTTCAGCTAAAGTAACCTGtatgaaaaagaaattccCACGGGAGCATCTTCTTTTAGTCCTATTCCATCTTCCTTACTATGCAGTTTCCCTTAACTGCTCAGTCAGTTGGGTTGCATTGAAACGTACAATTCTTGTGCAATCCAATTTAATTGAGCAAATAATCCTATTTTGCGGAGGATTTTCGTTGTTAATACTACGCAGCTCGATGTGCGTATCGATCTtatagcaaaaaaaactgaaaacaaaaCTTGTAAAAAAGATAACGGCGcttagaaaaacaaaaaaagtcgTCAAAATTAAGATTCACCAACGGTTCTATCACAAACTATTAAAAGATTAAAAGTAACTGCGCAGTAAATGCAATACATCACCGGCTCCGGGTCTCCTACCCTACATGGCACTTTCCTTCAGTGGAACGTTGGATTCGTTGTCCGGTTGCTTCTTGCACCGAAAGGCTTGGGCCATATCGCGAATAGCATCGCCC is a window of Anopheles aquasalis chromosome 2, idAnoAquaMG_Q_19, whole genome shotgun sequence DNA encoding:
- the LOC126573231 gene encoding putative SERF-like protein gives rise to the protein MTRGNQRELARMKNQKKNGDKPKQREDGLTHEQRKQRDADIMRQKQLKKEAAAGGGQAVKS